GCTATAAGGTTAGAAGCACTTGCAATTATGTATCAGTGTTAGAAAAGAAGTCTTGATGCAATTATGTTCACAGACTCACCGTCATAAAGAAAAGTCCTAACAAAAGCCCACGGTATGGAGCTATATCTGACTCAACCTGCAAGGAGAACTCCGTTTCTGCTAGTAATAGACCAGCCAAAAAAGCTCCAAGTGCCATCGATAGCCCAGCCTGTGGAGAGTAGTACCATAAAATGAAAAGTAGTTTAAGCGATGCTGGGGTTAGAATATAAACAGATAAACTACACACCCGGGCTGTAAGAAGACTTGTGCCAAAAATAACAAGGAGTGTATTCGCCGAAAATATTTCAGCATTCCGATTTTCAGCAATTTGTTTGTAAATAGGCCGAAGTAACTGTTCAACAAAAAAGGAAATTGCACGTCAAATAGGTGCAAACAAATTCAGAGAAATGCAGCTGCAAGGATAAGACTAAAAAATGCATGCATGCGAGGAAGCAAGCCCATGTCCAGCTGAGCTCAGAGTCTAGATTTAGCATATGCATAGTCCTAGAAAGGAGTTATGGCAAAATAATGCAAATGAACAGTCAACTCACCAGACGACCTCCAGCAATTATGGCAGTTATAGCAGCTACTGCTTTCACTGCAGCCATCCCCATGGCTTCTGCTATTGCTTGGAAACCAACCtataaaaaaaatcagaaattGAACCAAGGCCTCAAGGGTCAAACAGTTCAAACAGATATGTGCAAATTGGGAAAGGTACCCATTGTGTCACTCACACATGTCCCCAGGCCCCACATGTCATCCTAAAGTTGGATGTTATTTCCAAATTTAGATATCCTAGCATTACTGAACAAATTTGCTCTTGCATAGATAACGTGTGCAAAGCACATAAGTTACTCAAGCAACAAATTTGCATTTCACCCATGCCATCTGAAACTTAGAGATGTCTATTGCTACAATCGTAGTATAGTCGTCTCAAATAGCTCCGAGAATTAAATATAGAACCTTTGTTTGAACACGAGTTTTGAAGCACTCCTTGGCACTAAAAATCATACTATCATTGCAGACTAGTTTCTAATGCTACAGTACTTAACTCATGATCTCATTGGGCTACCAAGAACATCAACTATTTGTATCAATAAGCAAAAGGTCCTATAGCGCAGATAAGAATAAGAGCACAAGATCAAATGATTACCCCTCCTTTCGAAGAATTAGGTGATATCAGAGGTATTAATATCAACAAGACCACCACAGCCAAATCCTGGGAACAACACAAGAGACATATATTAAAAGGCAGGCTAGATTAACATTACTAAAATATTGATGGCCGTCTATGGCTCTATGCTTCAGAATGAGTATGCCGTGCAAGTTGATACTTGCACGTATGCATCACATATTAAAACAGCAAAATATGCGCATAGATAGCAACTGTGAGGTATGATCTAAAACTCTGAAAAAAAAGTGATGTGCAGAAGTACATCAGCAAGAAAATGAACAAATGGAAAGCTGAAACTAAGACGCATTATTCAAAGAGCAGGGCACGTATCTGAGCATGGTGAAGTTATACCTGGAACAATAACACAGAAAATGTAGCACGTCCATGACGTGATGTGCTCTCGCCACGCTCTTGCAGTACCTAGGAAAGAAGAACACTGGCTGCTTAAAAGGCAAGCAACAAACGACTGTTACAAAACCTAAAACCTATAAATAAACATATACTTCCCCAGTCATGAGAACATGACAAATCATACATGGTTCCTGTCAAACATTTGAAATTTTGAAAATCAATATATTCTAAAACATTTGGATTGGAAACATAAAAACCACGTTTTGGAAAGCACTTCAGTAATATATCAACTTGATTGCATTAAAATAGAAAATAGTGGTCAAAGCTACAGATTGGAGACCTTACCTTGTCCAAAATGTTTTTTGACCAGAGGTAGAAGTTTGCATTTCACATTACTCACGTTTAACTTGCCTGAACGAAACCTAGTTTAGGCCTGAACTAAGCATGGCAAGAAAACAAAATTTCCTAGCTGTTGAAATCGTAATGGCAACTCAAATTAGCTGAGAATATTAGACGGGCATATGTCTCTGCTCATATGTGAACAAATGCTTTCAACGTGTAACTTCATTCAGTATCCAAAAACAAAACGAGTACCTTCATTTAGTTTACGATGTAATTGTGATGGATAAAGAGAAATTTGCTAACAAAAAGACTTCTGATCAGTGACAAAGCAACCAAAATTTGATAAATAAGATGAGTGCTAAAGGAAGTACTTGCAAGACAACAGCTGTTGATGACAAAGCTAAGCCACTCCCAATAACTATTGCTGCTGGTCCTGGTAGTGCGGCAAAACGATGAGCTATCACACCAACAGCTGCAGTAGTAGCCAGCACCTGCCGATTATTCCAATTTATCAGGGAGTAACTGAGAAAGAATAATTGTTTGATGGTTGCATAGAATGAATAGAACCTGAGCAGAGCCCAAGCCGAAGACATACTTCTTCATTGAGCTTAGCCTTTCCACAGAAAGCTGCAGATAGAGGATATTAAGCCAGTATATGCTGAAAGAAGAAACAGCATCCAGAGGCACTTAGTTGTGTACCTCAAGTCCAATGTTAAATAGCAAGAATACAACTCCAAATTCAGCAATGGCCTTTGTCCCATGCACATTACGAATGATGGAGAGCCCATATGGACCAATGAGGACACCAGCAGCAAGATACCCAAGAACAGGACTGCCTAAGATATCAAGGTAAAAATTATTTCTGCAGGAGGTTACAGAACTTTCATGAAAACCTAGGATTTTAATGACAAAGGCTTCTCGGTTCTCAGAATTGGGAAATCATAGTTGAACTTGGCTAATCAATTGTAAACTTTCTGAGTGACCAAAAGATTAGAGAAAGTTACAAATGCTATAGAATCATCCTGTGCACAAAATGTATTAGCATATGTATCTCACCTCCAGGAATTTTCTGAAATAGCGGTACAAAAATAACACTGGCCAGAAGCAAATACAGAACGTCAAAAAGTGAAGCTTCTTCCTCATTTACCTGAATAGGGAAATGAAGAGCGTAAGGAATTTACACACAAGCTAAGCTTCATTATAACTGTTGAATTTCATACCCACACACAAAATGAAATCAGTCCATGTGCAGGTTCAGATGAAAAAGAAACCGTACCTCTTGATGAGGTAAGAGCTCTATTAGCTTCTTTACTCTTTGTGGGATTTGCCGTATCTCACGAACAATGGGCTTTGTTGTGGAAGTTACTTCACCAATGCTTGTGGTAATGCCTTGCTGCTGAAATAGTTGACTCTTCTCAGCTCTATTTAAGACGAATGCCCTACAGGACACATAAAACAAAAACCCTTTAAGAAAGGTAGTGACTAATCAACATGCATAAAAATGATGCTGCCAGTTAGTTTCCTAAATTTCAGTGGAAAACAGAGGTGACTGTACGGATAACAGAATAATAGCAAATAAGGTAAACAGGTGGAGTTATGTGAAATTAAATCCTTACTGAAAAAGTGCAAAACCTAGAAAACACACAACAGTTGTCATGCGACTCACCCTgcgccaagaagcaagatcccAACAACAAGCTTTGGTGCCTGTTTTTGCACTGATGTCATAAACCCCCGAAAGACAGATGTTGGTGTAAATTCTCCATCAACTTTGGACGAGAAGAAagatgccgagaagaagcgggaTGATCTCTTCAGCAATGCTTTTGGAGCACTCAATGGTTCCTTGGTGTACTCCTTTCGTTCCGTTTCCTGCTTCTTCCCTTGTTTTGACTTATCTACATCAGGCTCAGCTTCTTTCTGAGGCTCAACAAGCATCTTATCACTGCTTGCTTCATCAGATATCTCACGGGATGGTTCAAGCTGCTCAATGCCCTCAACAGCTAAGTCACCAACCATTAGACGCTCAATGTTTGACACCTCATCCCTTACAGAAACATCATCCATACCATCGCTGCTATACTCGTACCCTTCAGAAACACTATCTTCTTCAGCGCTTTTCTGCTCTTCAGCAGGTGATGGTAGCTCCACCACGGTATCAACCGAGGAGATGGCTTTCTCAGCCTTGTGCAGTGCCAGTTCCGCATCGTTGGCACGCTGCGCGGCTTCCATCTCAAGAGCCACTGCCTGTTCAGCCAACACCATTATATTGGCAACATCTTCTTCGGCCTTGGACGCGTCCAACAGAGCCTTCTCGGCGAGCTCTGTCAGTCTATCAACTTCCTTCTGCAACTCCATTTTCTTCTCCTGGATGTGTCTCAACTCCTCCTCGCACTTCCACATAACCACTCGGCAATCCTTAATTTCCTCCTGTGCAGACGCAAGGGATTCCTCCTCCACACCTTCGAAACTAACTTCCATTGGCCCGACAGACCCCCTCTTCACCTCCAGCTCTTCCGCTGCCAGCTGCAACCTGGCCTCAGCCATGGACAGCGCCATGGTAGACTTCTGGACGGCCTCCTTGGCGTCCGCCTCCTTGCTGATGATCTCCTGCACCGTCGCGACAGCCGCAGACACATCCCGCTGAGCGCTGTCAGCCCGGTCCTTGAGGGCAATGGCCGACTCAGATATCCGCTGCGCCTTCTCCTCAAACATGGTGCTGTTGAGCCtggccacctccagctccttcctcaACCTCTGCAGCATCTCCCTCAGACCATCCACGTCGACTTCCCTCCCGCTGCTGGGGCCGCCCttctcgtcgtcgtcggacaCTGAGCTGGTGGCCTCGTCGTCGTTAACCTCGCCGGAGCCCTTGGTGCCTTCCAAGGGGCCGTCCACGTAGGCCAACGAGTCGTTGCCCTGgcaccgcggcggcgccggccgcccTCTGATGCGGAAAACGAGGGGGCTCCCGTGCATGGGAGCCAAGTAgaagaggccgccgccgccgccacggaggGCGGAGGCGACCATGAGGTTTCCGtttcccccaccgccgccgccgctgcgatGCCGCGCTCGGCGCAGGGAGCAGTTCCGGAAGGCATTCCCGGCGGCGCCGATCTGCAGGCCCGGCCGCGGAGCCGCGCGGCTGGGTCCGACGCCGGAGGCGAACGTGGACAAATCCATATCCCCCCTCTGTGGGAGCACGGGGACAATCGGAAACGTATATCAAACCTCCCCAGAAAATGGTGGGGAGAAAAAACCAAAAACCAGGAAAGAGAGACAGAGAAGTGCTCACGGAGTGGATGCGGATTGGgtgggagggagggaggcgaCCGGAGAAAGGCGAGGAGGTTTGTCACGGGAGAGGCGCGGAGGAGGAAGGCGAGAGCGCCCTCAGCCTCATTCCATTCTCCTCTCTGCAGGACTGGACTGCCCAGcaaggggaggcgcggggcgagGCGACCTCACTCGCGCTGCTCGTTGCTGCCCTTGGGGAGGTGTGAAGGACAAGGGCCGGTTTTGTTTTGCGTGTCCATTCCCTCCTCTTGtttcggcggcggaggagacgAGGCAAAGCAAAGCGCCACAgccaaaccaaaccaaaacctGAATCTCTTGGCTTTCAACCGCAAAGAAAAATGAAGTTTCATTACGAGCTGATCTGATGATGCATGAGACGTGCTCTGCTTGCTGCTTGCAACATGgatttctcttttcttttcttttcttttcttttctttctgatAGGTGGATTTCTCTTTTCTGCACGAGTGGTACtaggttttttttttaaaaaaaaaggtaAGGTACTACGGATTCAGCGGCCGGACCGGACGCCCATCTGGATTCGATTCGACACACGatgcccctctcctccttccatTCAACTGcaggccaacggcccaacaccACAAAATGCCTCTCGGGCAGCCGTTACCGTTTCAAATCTCAGACCAGATAAGAAAACCTCCCAGGCATATATTGTACAGAATACTAGCAGCGAGACTATCAACCACCAAAACGGGTAGAGAATACAAGACAGGTAAAGAAATGCATATCTTTTCTGCACTTTACATCACCAAAAGGTGTTCCAGATACAGAGACGGAATATACGGCTGCATACTTACAATATCATACAGTATCGCAAAGGTTAATATTATGGCTGGTCTAAACTCGAAGTTCTTCGTCTACCATCTCTTAAGCCACCAGCAAAGATCAGAGCCCTCTAACAATGTACCGCTGCCATTAAGTCTCGTGGCCAAAATGGTTAGCACGCTAACCTGACAGAGCAGCAGTTCCAAAAACCGCTCCAGCAAAATGCTTCTTCGGCGTTATGGATCCTAAGTAGGAAGGTACACGCTACCTGCATCCTCATATAGTTAGCTCCAGAGAAAATGCTGTGCAAAATGTACATCAAGTGCTGTATTCTACAGCTGTCAACATGATATTGCTCCACAGAGTATGTCCCTGCAAAGAAATCCAGAATTCCATTTGTATTGCTCAGTTGTGTCATGTGTCCTCCAATATGGCCATAACCCCCTAAAACCTATGCATTTCAACTTTTCCAAGCGCTCTAAACTTACAGCAGTCTGCACGGCTGCTCTTTTTTCCATGTAAAATACTGTGACTTGTTGGGGGCAGTCCAGTCAAACCATGGTGGCATCAAATCGTCTCACATGCCAACAAATAAAGTGGAAATGCaaagaaagagaggggaagAAAAGGTGGGAACCATAAATCATGATGGTGTGCCACACCATTTGGTGCTACCTAGTTGACTGTCCCATGTTGGCAAGTTCAGTTAAACAGCAATATGGAGAAGGTTGCAGGTTTTATGAAGCCGAGAAAGTACAATGTCACTTAAGGGAGCTACGTGTCACAAGTGTGCAAGTTTAGGAACTATGAGCTATACTGGATGCTATCTAGATCTAAACCAAGTGAACAGAGTGGGGGAGACGATTACCTGATAAGTTCCCTTCACATTTAGGAAGAATAACTCAAATTCTCAAATGAGCCACTGCTTCACATGAGGAAGCCTTCTATCGTCTTCTTTGCAAATTCCCGTGCATTCTTCAAAGAAGGTAGTGTGTTTGTTACATCATTATAGCTTTGAGCCAAAGTCATGTTCAGCAGTACCCTGCGACATGCTTCTGCTAATCCTTGGTAAGGCTGTGCACAAAGCAAACCAACTATTGTGGAACTTTCTGATGGTCCATCCACCGTTGCTGCATCCGTTGTCCTCCAAAGTTTGTTCTCCTCACGCATGCTTAACTCTTCCTGTAGTTTGGCTGCCATGACCGATGCCCTCTTAATACACCTAGATGGAAGCTGAAAGGAGGATCGACCTCAGCAACCAAGGAATTGACATttagggaggagggaggggagggatcATTATTTGTGTGTAACTTAAACAGCTACTCTTGCAAAACAGTACGTGAAAAGGACCCACTTCAAAAGATTAGCCGGTACATGCTATTGCAGAAGTTAGAGGTTTCATCCCTGCTACTGGAACAATGAACACAGGAGACATTCGCTACAACGCACGCAACTGCAATGAGGCAGTGACAACAAAACTGAACCATATCTATAATCAGAAAGCAGCAATCGCTATAATAATCAAAACACATGCATGAAAAAGTTACTGAAGAAGACAAATAAAGAACTAATAATTTAGAAGACCATTTGACCCACCAGTGTTAGTTAGCCCATGAcaccaacaacaacaacaacaacaacaacaacttagccttttgtcccaagcaagttggggtaggctagagatgaaacccacagaaaacaagaataagaaacacaaaaagtgcacaagccaaaggaagagttaggggttaaacaaaaagtaacaaaggtcacggttcaggtacattaattgctaatctccaagcgctcctatccatagctaattccttagcgatattccactccttaaggtctctcttaaccgtctcgtcccaagttagtctaggtctacctctacctctctttacattatcgccccgctttaaaactccactacgcaccggcgcctcgggaggcctccgttgtacatgtccaaaccatctccgTTAGCCCATGACACCATGACAATTAAAGATTAGTCCATACCTAGATGAACAGCAGCACATGAAACATTGAATATAAGCATAACTAACCTGGGCAAGCAGGGCAACATTAAGACCAAAGCTTCTATCTGAAGCTCCAGCAACAAGCTTGTACAGGAAAGTAATTTCTCCAAGATCCTTTGACACTGGACTAGTCTCCAATGGTTTATCAGTAATTTCCAGAAGCTTTTTTGTTACCAGATATGAAACATGGTATGCCCCAACACAACCTTCAAATTCTCTCTGAATGTCGAGAATCCTTGGATAGTGAGTGACAAAAATGGTAATACATTTTTTCTCTTTGATAAGATAGTGTAAAGTAGCATAAGCAATAGCAACGCCGTCATGTGTGCTTGTGCCACGACCAAGCTCATCGATGATCACTAGAGATCGAGATGAGCAGTTATGCAATATGTTGGAAGCTTCATTCATCTCTTCATGGAAGGTACTTGTTCCTTGTTGAATACTGTCAGACGCACCCATCCGGGTATAAATTCCATCAACAACATGTAACATAGCTGATGAAGCTGGTACAAAGGAACCAACCTACAGAAACCATGGCAATGTTTTTCAGGAATCATCTCAGGATCAAGATGAGTTTGAGTGTTTGATACAGCTGCTCCTAAAAGAAATGACTCCTTTTACGAGAATTGTAGTGGAAGGCCTACtggaataaaaaaataaaagaaaagatcTATTCATCTGGGGGTGGATCTAGGGCCCGGACTTCTCTCATCCCAAGACAAAATGGCCCACAAGGCCAGCACTATCCCAGTTTGCAAAAAGGCCTACATGCAACTCATACCAAGGCTAATGTCTGCAGCTGAGTGGCTCATTCACTCA
The sequence above is drawn from the Panicum hallii strain FIL2 chromosome 7, PHallii_v3.1, whole genome shotgun sequence genome and encodes:
- the LOC112899167 gene encoding K(+) efflux antiporter 2, chloroplastic isoform X1, producing MDLSTFASGVGPSRAAPRPGLQIGAAGNAFRNCSLRRARHRSGGGGGGNGNLMVASALRGGGGGLFYLAPMHGSPLVFRIRGRPAPPRCQGNDSLAYVDGPLEGTKGSGEVNDDEATSSVSDDDEKGGPSSGREVDVDGLREMLQRLRKELEVARLNSTMFEEKAQRISESAIALKDRADSAQRDVSAAVATVQEIISKEADAKEAVQKSTMALSMAEARLQLAAEELEVKRGSVGPMEVSFEGVEEESLASAQEEIKDCRVVMWKCEEELRHIQEKKMELQKEVDRLTELAEKALLDASKAEEDVANIMVLAEQAVALEMEAAQRANDAELALHKAEKAISSVDTVVELPSPAEEQKSAEEDSVSEGYEYSSDGMDDVSVRDEVSNIERLMVGDLAVEGIEQLEPSREISDEASSDKMLVEPQKEAEPDVDKSKQGKKQETERKEYTKEPLSAPKALLKRSSRFFSASFFSSKVDGEFTPTSVFRGFMTSVQKQAPKLVVGILLLGAGAFVLNRAEKSQLFQQQGITTSIGEVTSTTKPIVREIRQIPQRVKKLIELLPHQEVNEEEASLFDVLYLLLASVIFVPLFQKIPGGSPVLGYLAAGVLIGPYGLSIIRNVHGTKAIAEFGVVFLLFNIGLELSVERLSSMKKYVFGLGSAQVLATTAAVGVIAHRFAALPGPAAIVIGSGLALSSTAVVLQVLQERGESTSRHGRATFSVLLFQDLAVVVLLILIPLISPNSSKGGVGFQAIAEAMGMAAVKAVAAITAIIAGGRLLLRPIYKQIAENRNAEIFSANTLLVIFGTSLLTARAGLSMALGAFLAGLLLAETEFSLQVESDIAPYRGLLLGLFFMTVGMSIDPKLLLSNFPAISVILGLLIFGKTLLVTFVGRLFGVSTIAAIRVGLMLAPGGEFAFVAFGEAVNQGLLSPQLSSLLFLVVGISMALTPWLAAGGQFLASKFEQHDVRSLLPVESETDDLQDHIIILGFGRVGQIIAQLLSERLIPFVALDVRSDRVAVGRALDLPVYFGDAGSREVLHKVGAERACAAAITLDTPGANYRAVWALNKYFPNVKTFVRAHDVDHGVNLEKAGATAVVPETLEPSLQLAAAVLAQAKLPMSEIQETINEFRNRHLSELTELCATSGSSLGYGFSRVMPMSKSKSYTSDDESETVDGALAI
- the LOC112899167 gene encoding K(+) efflux antiporter 1, chloroplastic isoform X2, with the translated sequence MDLSTFASGVGPSRAAPRPGLQIGAAGNAFRNCSLRRARHRSGGGGGGNGNLMVASALRGGGGGLFYLAPMHGSPLVFRIRGRPAPPRCQGNDSLAYVDGPLEGTKGSGEVNDDEATSSVSDDDEKGGPSSGREVDVDGLREMLQRLRKELEVARLNSTMFEEKAQRISESAIALKDRADSAQRDVSAAVATVQEIISKEADAKEAVQKSTMALSMAEARLQLAAEELEVKRGSVGPMEVSFEGVEEESLASAQEEIKDCRVVMWKCEEELRHIQEKKMELQKEVDRLTELAEKALLDASKAEEDVANIMVLAEQAVALEMEAAQRANDAELALHKAEKAISSVDTVVELPSPAEEQKSAEEDSVSEGYEYSSDGMDDVSVRDEVSNIERLMVGDLAVEGIEQLEPSREISDEASSDKMLVEPQKEAEPDVDKSKQGKKQETERKEYTKEPLSAPKALLKRSSRFFSASFFSSKVDGEFTPTSVFRGFMTSVQKQAPKLVVGILLLGAGAFVLNRAEKSQLFQQQGITTSIGEVTSTTKPIVREIRQIPQRVKKLIELLPHQEVNEEEASLFDVLYLLLASVIFVPLFQKIPGGSPVLGYLAAGVLIGPYGLSIIRNVHGTKAIAEFGVVFLLFNIGLELSVERLSSMKKYVFGLGSAQVLATTAAVGVIAHRFAALPGPAAIVIGSGLALSSTAVVLQVLQERGESTSRHGRATFSVLLFQDLAVVVLLILIPLISPNSSKGGVGFQAIAEAMGMAAVKAVAAITAIIAGGRLLLRPIYKQIAENRNAEIFSANTLLVIFGTSLLTARAGLSMALGAFLAGLLLAETEFSLQVESDIAPYRGLLLGLFFMTVGMSIDPKLLLSNFPAISVILGLLIFGKTLLVTFVGRLFGVSTIAAIRVGLMLAPGGEFAFVAFGEAVNQGLLSPQLSSLLFLVVGISMALTPWLAAGGQFLASKFEQHDVRSLLPVESETDDLQDHIIILGFGRVGQIIAQLLSERLIPFVALDVRSDRVAVGRALDLPVYFGDAGSREVLHKVGAERACAAAITLDTPGANYRAVWALNKYFPNVKTFVRAHDVDHGVNLEKAGATAVVPETLEPSLQLAAAVLAQAKLPMSEIQETINEFRNRHLSELTEVMKSKPRKWNQ